The Puniceicoccus vermicola sequence GAGCAGGGCTCGCGCTGCATGGATTGTGGCACCCCCTACTGTCACACCGGAATGACTCTGGCCAACATGGCCAGTGGTTGCCCCGTGAATAATCTCATCCCCGAGTTCAATGACCTCGTTTACAAGGGCCGCTGGAAGGATGCCTATGAGCGGCTGATGAAGACGAACAACTTCCCGGAGTTTACCGGGCGCGTCTGCCCCGCTCCCTGCGAAGGCTCCTGTGTTCTTGGGGTGATTGAGCCTCCGGTGACCATCAAGAATATCGAGCAGTCGATCATCGACAAAGCTTGGGCCGAAGGTTGGGTGCAGCCCAACCCTCCTGCGACTCGCACGGACAAGAAGATTGCAGTGGTTGGATCCGGCCCGGCCGGACTCGCCGCTGCCGATCAGCTCAATCAGGCAGGGCACCGTGTGACTGTGTTCGAAAGGGCCGACCGAATTGGAGGGCTTTTGATGTACGGGATTCCGAACATGAAGCTGCAAAAGGAAGTCGTGAATCGACGAGTGCAGTTGATGGAAGACGAGGGCGTTACCTTCCGCCCCGGAGTTGAGATCGGAAAGGATCTGCCCGCCCGTCAGCTACTCGACGAATTCGATGCCGTCGTTCTTTGCTGCGGTGCCACCAAGCCGCGCGATCTGCCTATTCCCGGGCGGGAACTGGGCAATATCCATTTTGCCATGGATTTCCTCGGACCGAACACCAAGGAGATGTGGGACGTCCGCGAAGGCAAAGGATCGCAGTTTAGCGAATTGGCCAAGGGTAAGAACGTCATCATCATCGGCGGTGGCGACACCGGAACCGATTGTGTGGGCACGTCCTTGCGTCATGGATGCGAAAGCGTTTCCCAGCTCGAGATCATGCCGAAACCTCCGATGGAGAGGGCTGCGAACAACCCTTGGCCGGAATGGCCCAAAGTCTTCAAGGTCGACTATGGCCAAGAGGAGGCTGCTGCCGTTCAGGGCGAGGACCCACGCCAGTATTTGGTGACCGCCAGCAAGTTTGAGGGAGACGAGGACGGAAACGTCAAAGCCATCCATGTTCACGATGTCGAATGGGTCAGCGAAAACGGTCGGTTTATGCCGAAAAAAGTAGAAGGGTCCGAAAGGGTTCTTCCGGCTGAGTTGGTTCTTTTGGCCATGGGCTTCCTAGGCCCCGAAGCGACGATCGTGGAAGAACTCGGCCTCGAGCAGGATGCCCGATCGAATGTCAAAGCCGAGTACGGAGAATTCCGGACCAGCATCGACAAGGTCTTTGCGGCTGGCGATATGCGCCGTGGCCAGTCTCTCATCGTCTGGGCCATCAACGAAGGTCGTGCCGCCGCCCGTGAGTGCGATCGTTTCCTTATGGGATCGACCAAGCTTCCCTGAGGCGACCTCGATCCTCTTATGACAGCAAGGTAGCTTGTTTGTCATGAGGGCGGGGGAGTTGCCGGAAGTTCCGGGGACTTCATCTGTCAGGCCAGCCATTTCGTGAGAAAAACGCGGAGAGGTTGAGGGGAGCGCGGTGCTTTAGCCCGCGATGTCAGTGCGTTCTTTTCTTTGCGCAGCGGAGGCTGAAGTGCCGCGCTCTCGAAAACCCGAGGGAAATGGGAGCGTTCCGTTGCGAAAACTTCGAGGACTTGTAGTCACGTCCGGGGGAGAGTTCCTGCCGCGATGGGTTGGCGATTGTGGGTGGGTTTCTTCAGCACCCAACTTTGACGAGCGGAAGTTTTCTGGGTTTTCGGAAAGGCTTTCCGTTTGGCCAGACCCTCGGAATTGGCTCGTGAGCGCGCCCGATTTTTCTTTAAGATGAAATCGTGAAAAAGATCTGTCTTTTTACCGCCATCACTGTCTTTAGCTATGCTGGGTGGGCGCTCGGCCAGAAGGTTGGAATGATGACGGCCTTTGGATTGAGTTTTGTCGGAAGCGTCCTCGGGGTTTTTGTCGGTTGGTGGATCAATGAAAATTATTTCGAATGATCCCAGGAGACGGTTCCAGATTCTGATCAGGAAGCGTCGGGGCGGAGGCTGACGTCGCCGGCGCGGAATGATTGCAGAGCGCCCGAAGGGGTGCGGAGAAGGAGGGAGCCGGCCCGATCAATTCCGGAAAGTGTGCCAGTGCTTTTCGTGCCGTCAGAATTGAAGACGTACACAGCTTTGCCGAGGAAGCAGGCGAGCTTCTCCCAATCGTCGGCCAAGCGATCTTCATCAATCCCGGTGATGCAGTCACTCGTAGCCCCAAGCACTTCCTCAACCACTGCGGAAATGATCGCATCGAGAGAAAATGTGTGCTCAGCCTCGATGGCCAAGCTCGTCGCGGTGGCCCGGAGGTCGGGAGGGAAATCTTCCGTCTCCATATTGATGTTCATGCCCACGCCGATGACCAAGGCGGTAATGCGTTCGGTCTCCAGTGTCGATTCGGAGAGAATCCCCGCGAGCTTACGTCCATTGATGTAAAGATCGTTAGGCCATTTGAGTTGGATCGGCAGGTCGGTCATTTCGCCGATGCGTTTGCAGATCCGGAGTCCGGTCCAAATAGTGAGGAGCCCGATGCGCCGCGGATGGATGTCGGGGCGAAACCCGAGGCTGCCATATAGGTTTCCGGGGAAGTCGCCGCTCCAAGAGTTTCCTCGCCGCCCTTTGCCCCCGGGCTGGCGCCGGGTAATGCAGGCCAGAGGCGCTTCGGATCCTGTCGCGAGGAGTCGCATGACCTCGTTGTTGGTGCTCGCCGAAGTCTCTGTAAGGATGAGTTCTTGGAGGGACGAGTCTGGAGGTAAATGGGAAAGGATCCCGGCTTCGGTTGCTTGCTCGGGAGTCTGGCTGAGTTGGTAACCCTTTTTGCGGATCGCTTCGATGACGAAGCCCAGCTTCTTCAAATTCTCGAGTCGCTTCCATACCGCGACCCGCGACATACCCAGCTGTTGGGCAAGATCTTGCCCGGAGCAGAAGCTTTCCGGGGAACTGCGAAGAGCCCGGAGGATCTGAACATCCGGGGAATCAATTCGCATCGTCATGACTTAGGATGCGAGGTCCAAGCCGAGGTCTACCCATCGGCTCTGGTGGACGGTGGCGCCAGTTGAAATGAAGTCTGCTCCAAGAGGGGCGAGCTGCGGGAGGCTTTCGGCGGTTACGTTCCCACTGATCTCGGTCAGACAGCGTCCTCCTACGATGGATACTGCCTTTTGGATATCGGTCGTTGAAAAGTTGTCGAAGAGGATCATGTCCGGTTCGGCGGAGAGAACGGTAGGGAGTTGCACCAAGGAGTCGATTTCGACTTCGATCGGAAGGTCGGGGCGGAGGTCGCGGGCCTTGGAAACGGCCTCGGCGAAGGCCGACTCGAAGGAACTCGCATTTGCGGCGAGATGGTTGTCCTTGAGCATGATGCGGTCATAGAGCCCAAGTCGGTGGTTCCATCCTCCGCCTGCGGAAACGGCATACTTGGTCAAGGCCCGATACCCGGGATGAGTCTTGCGGGTGTCGAGGAGGCGGGTTTTAGTAGCCTCCAAGAGTTTGGTCAAGCGGTGGGTTTCTGTGGCGATCCCTGAGAGCATTTGGACGAAATTGAGGAGCGTCCGTTCTGCGGTGAAGAGGGACGGTGCGCTTCCTGTTATCTCGGCCAGTGCGGTTTTTGCGGATACCGATTCACCATCCCGGACCAGAAATTCAATCTTCAGCTTAGAGTCGAATCGATCGAGGATGGCCGGTGCCATCCGGAGTCCGGCCACGGTCATAGGCTGCCGCGCTACAAGGGTCGCGGTTACCTTTTGGTCAGGGGACAGAAATAGTTCCGAGGTAGGATCTCCGGGCTTTTCGCAGGCATACCGAAATCCGGCGCCCGCTAAATCTTCCTTCGCTGCGCGGTCGATTAACTCCGCGACGTGCGCAGAGTCGAGATCCTCCCACTGCACCTGCCGGTAGAAATGTTCCCGAAAGCGATTCCGCCGCTCCAGGGCGGCATCGCTGAGAGAGGGGATCTTCTCGGAGGGCATGAATCCCGTGGTTCAGTTAGGACTCGATTCCGCGAATGCTCTTTTCCCAGGCCCAAGCACTGGAGATCATCTCTTCGAGGCCGAGCTCAGATTTCCATCCGAGAACTTCGTTGGCCCGGCGGGTATCGGCGTAGACGGCCTCGACATCGCCAGCTCGACGGGGCGAGATCGTTTTCGGAAGTTCCTTTCCGGATACCTTTTCGAAGGTATCGACGATCTCCTTGACCGAACTTCCCTTCCCCGTGCCCAAATTGAAAAATTCGTACTGTTCGGGAGCCGTTTTCTTTAGGATTCGCTCGGTGGCAATCACGTGCGCCTTGGCCAAGTCGACCACATGGATGTAGTCGCGTACGCAAGTGCCATCCGGTGTGTTGTAGTCGTCGCCAAAGATTTGGATCTTCTCACGAAGGCCAGCCCCGGTTTGGGTGATAAAGGGAACCAGGTTGTTGGGCACGCCCCGCGGAAGCTCGCCGATCTTTGCGGAAGGGTGAGCTCCGATCGGATTGAAATAGCGGAGTGCGATGGTTCGGTAGTCTGCTCCCGATGCAATGGCATCCTGCAGAATTTCTTCACATATCTGCTTGGTGTTGCCGTAGGGGGAAAGTGCCTTCTTGACGGGTTCCTCTTCGGTCACTGGAAGCGTGTCGGGTTGCCCATAAACGGTGCAGGAAGAAGAAAAAACAATTCCTTTGGCCTGAGTCGTCGGGAGCACCTCAAGCAGGTTGACCAGCGAGAGGATATTGTTCCGGTAGTAGTGGAGCGGGCGTGACACGGATTCCCCTACCGCTTTGGCGGCAGCGAAATGAATGATCGCGGCGATGTCCGGATGGGCTTGGAAGAAGAGTTCCAGCTTGGCCTCGTCGCAGATGTCAAACACGGCAAGATCAGGTCGGGTGCCGGTAATGGATTCAATGCCGTCGAGAACGGTTTCTTCCGAGTTGGAGAGATCGTCGATGATGACGACTTCGTAGCCGCGTTCGATCAATTCGACTGCTGTGTGCGATCCGATGTATCCGGCACCGCCGGTGACGAGGATTTTTTCTTTCATGGGCAACTTAGATTTCGTTGGCGAGAAGTTGGTCCAGTGTTTGTCTGCGGCGAATCAAGTTCAAGTCTCCATTCTCTGACCGTAGGACTTCCGAAGTCTCTGGAAAGCTGTTGTAGTTCTTGGTGCTCATGGCGCTGCAATAGGCACCCGCTCCGCCAATGACACACCAATCGCCAATTTGCGTCTTAGGGAGATTCCTGAAGGCCAGTTTTTCCCCATCGTCGGGTGCCGGAGTCACCAAGTCGCCCGATTCACAACAATGCCCCACGATCACATAGTCTTCCATGTCTTCGACGGTTCTGCCCCGGGGAATGATGGAAATGGGATGTTGCGCGGCATAGAGCGAAGGACGTAGGAGCTCCGTCATACCGCTGTCGAGCTTGAGGAACTGATGCCCCCCGGTTCCGGTATCGACCACGTCCTGAACGCGGCTGACCAGATAGCCAGCATTGGCCACGACGAACGTTCCGGGCTCAATCTCCAAACGGATCTTGCGACCGGTTTCTTCCGCAAACTCCGTAAGTGCCGCGGCAACGGGTTCGCCGATCTTGAGAAGGTCAGTGCTCACCTCGTCCGCCATCCGAGCCACCTTGTAGCCTCCACCAAGGTTGAGGCTCTCGACCGTTTCGAACTCACGGACCAGAGCCAGGCTCAGGTTGGCGGTCCGTTGCCAGACCGCCGGATCGCTTCCGGATCCGATATGAGTGTGGATCCGTTCGATCTTCAGTGAAAATTCAGCGGCAATTGCCCGGACTTCCTCCTTTTTTTCGTGCCAGATGCCGAAGCTTGAAGATGGACCTCCGACGTTGGTCTTCGCGGTCCCCCCCGAGCCGAGGCCGGGATTGAAGCGGATGCCAATGGAAGTGTTGGGAAACTTCTCTCCGTAGCGTCGCAATTGGGAGAGGGAGCAGGCATTCATCTTTACCCCCTTCTTGATCCATTGATCAAAGTCCGAGGGCAGTTCCTGTGTGCTCAAGGAAATGGCGGTAGGATCCACTCCTGCCCGGAGAGCCCGGTCAATTTCAAATCCAGAACTAGCGTCGATCCCAATCCCTTCGCCCGTGACCAAAGCCAAAATTGCCCGAGTCGGGCAGGCCTTCATCGCATACCGGGGAAATAGTCCAAAGGGAGCGGGGAATTTCTTCATGATGTCTGTCTGACGGCGAATCGTCGCCTCGTCATAGACATAGCAAGGAGTGCCCGAAAGGGCCTCCAACTCGCTCAGGAGCTGCGCATTAAAGAATTCTGGAATCTCCATACCACTATCGAGCCTGAGAGGCGCAGGGAAGGCAAGTCCACTTCAACTCTCCGCCAGAGGTTTCCTTCAATCTACTGAGCAGATGAAAATGCACTGATATCTTGGAAGGTGGTTTTTCGCAACTTCCGGATTTAACGGTTGCAGGTGGAATCTTCGCTGAGTCTGGGTTTACAAGATGAATGGGGTTTTGTGGTTTTAATTTGTTGATTATAAGTGCCTTGCAAATATTTCACGGAATATAATTAACCAGGTTTAAAATGGTTGACCCTATCGAGAAATGGGCTCGGGGAGCTATACTGATTCGGGCCAGTGGTGTTTGGGATAGCGGCCTCGGAGGTCTTTTCGGATCTGGGGATAGCTAGTCGACCAGAAAGCTTCTAGGTCTTGGGTCACTTGGACGGGGCGTTGGTTGGGGGCGAGGAGTTCTACGGTGAGGCGGCAGCGGTTGTTGGCGATGTGGGGGTGTTTCTTGAGAGCCATGGCTTCCTGGATGCGAAGGGAGATCCTTGGGCTCTCGGGGGTTCCGTAATCAATGTTGAGGGGCTTCCTGCGCTCGGGAATCGGGTAGTGCTCGGGGAGTATCTGGTTCATCATCGCCCGGTGCTCGGGGCTGAGCCATTCGCGCAGGGTGGGTAGGATCTCCGCGTTGCGGAATTCTTTCGCAGTTTGAGTTTCGTGCGCGATCATTTCGAGGACCGTACGTTTAGCTTCTTCGTCGAATTCGGGGATTTCGAATTCGGGAAAGTGAAGCCGGAGACAGTCCATGCGTTGGATCCAACGATCGACGGCAGGGGTCCATTTGCGTAGGGGGATGTTCCCATTGATGGCTTCCTCGGCAAAATAGCTGGCGCGGTCAGAATCGTTGGCGTCGCCGAGGGTATTTCGCTCAAGTTCTATGGCATCGAGCTGAAGGATTTCCTGTCGAAGGAGACGTCCCGTAGGGTCTTCGAAAACGCCAGTATTGCGGCTCAGCGAATCGCCGAGGCTTTCCTGGATCCAACTGGGCTCCAAGTTCGTTGGAGAGCAGAGAATGGCGGTGCGAGTTCCTTGAACCAGCATCTCCTTTTTGTCGAGAGCGAGGATCCATTCGTCTCCAGTGACGCGGGTGCGGCGATCGAGACGGGCGGTGCTGCCGTCGCGGCAGAGGTAGGTGGTGGTTCCACGGTCGAGCCTGCGGGCCACTCGGTCAGGGAATCCGGCGAGGCAGCATTGTCGCAGGCGAATCATTTCCTCGACCGAATCGGCAGATCCCGGGGGGAGTCCGCGACTCAGCCGTTTGGCTTGCTGGAGTACTTGCCGGGCCGCTCCCAGCCGCGCCCCTTCGCCTGGCGAAGGAGATTGTCCGTGTTCAATTGCGTCGAGAAGCCGGAGATCCGCTTCAAAGTCGGCTTGGTCGCGTCTTTCCGCATATCGGGATTCGGCGGGGGTGTCTGGGATGATGAGCCTCTCTTCCTCAATGAGGGCTGCGAGTCGGGCTGCTGCTGGGCCGACGCCCCGTTTTGTTCCCTCAATGATAAGGGCGGCCAGTCGCGGATGAAGGGGAAGTTGCCCGAGGGTGGAGCCGTGCTGGGTGAGCGTTCGTTCGGTGACGGCCCCGAGTTGGCGAAGGAGGGTCCAACCCTGCTCAAGATTCTCTGGGGGAGGAGGGTCGATCCAAGGGAAATCCTCTGGGGCTATCTGCTTGCCAGCCAAATTTTGCAGGAGCCAATCGGAGAGGTCGAGCCGTTGGCATTCAGGAAGATCCTGAAGAGAGAGGCTGCGTTCCTCCCGTTCGCTCCAGAGGCGAACGCAGATCCCGGGATCAATTCGCCCGGCTCGCCCGGAGCGTTGGCGGGCCGAGAAGAGAGAAACCCGGACGGTGCGGAGGGCGTTGATCCCTCGTGACGGGTCGTAATCCATCCTCCGGGCGAGGCCACTGTCGACAACCGCCCGTATGCCTTCGACGGTGAGACTGCTCTCGGCCAGGTTGGTGGCGATAACGACCCGCGGGCGGCCGCTGGAGCGGATCGCTCGGTCCTGTTCCTCGGGGCTTTGCTCGCCGGAGAGGGCGAGGATGTCCCAGCCTTTCATCTGAGGGTGTTCGCGGAGGTTGCGAACGGCCTGGCGGATTTCCCGGTATCCTGGGAGGAAAACGAGGTAGTCGGGTGAGGATCCGCTCTGCGCTAAACCGAGAACGGCTTGGACGGCGCGATCGGTCGCGGTACGGGCATCAAATTGAGTTGGTCGGCTGGTGTGCCGGATCTCGACGTCGTGGAGCGGAGACTCAACTTCGACGGTCCGGGAGTCGGGCCAGAGTTTGCGGATCGGTTCTGGATCGAGGGTGGCGGAGAGGATGCCAATCCGCAGATGGGGATGGTGGTTCCGTTGAGCGAGAAGGTAGCCAAATATCCAATCCGTCTCCAGCTGACGCTCATGAAATTCATCGAGGAGAATCGCGTGATATTGATCGAGCGAGGAGGGTTCGGACAGAATTTGCCGGAGAAATACCCCCCGCGAGACGAATTCAATGCGGGTCTCCCGAGAGATTTTCTTGTCGAAACGGACTCGGTATCCAACCAGGCCTCCGGGAGTGCCACCTGTCTCTGATGCGACTCTCTGGGCGAGGGATCGAGCGGCGATGCGGCGAGGCTCGATGCAGATGACTTTCCGGTCACCCTCGGCCAGAAATCGAGGAACTCGAGTGGATTTTCCGGTGCCGGGAGGTGCGAGAAGAATGGACAACCCTGGTTCTCGAAATGAATCCAGGATTTCTTCGCGGTGTTGATCGATCGGCAGTTCCATCTGGAACCGAATCCCGTCGGATCGAGCGGAAAAGGTCAATCTTGCTTAACGGGCGCGACTTGAGTGGTAAATAATTCGATCAGCTCCGGGTCGAACTGGCTTCCGGCGCAGGTCTGGAGTTCCTGAATGGCCTCTTTCTCCGATTTGGCCTCGCGATAATGCCGACCTGAAGTGATGCATTCGTAAACGTCGGCGATGGAGACGATCCGCGAGAAGAGGGAGATTTGGGTGCCCTTTTTTCCGTTGGGATAACCGCCTCCGTCCCAACGCTCGTGGTGGCAAAGGGCGACGTCGGCGCAGGTGCGGTAGAGTTCGCTGTCGATTCCCTGCAGCATCTGATGACCCAGGATCGTGTGGCTTTGAATCTCGGAGAACTCCGTTTCGGTCAAATTCCCCTCTTTCTTGAGAATGAGGGGATTGATTCCGATTTTTCCGATATCATGAACCGAAGCGGCGTACCAAAGATTCTCTTGTTCCTTGGGTTTGAGTCCGAGGGCCTTCGCGATTCTTAGGGAGATGACCGCCGAAGCGCGGAGGTGCCTGCCTAGATAAGCGTCTTGAAAGCAAACGGAAAACCGGATCCTCGCGAGAGTTTTGCGTTCCAAATCGCGGAGCGGATCAGGGGACGCTGCGGCGAAAGCAGCTTCCTCAGGATCTTCGATTTCCTCCGCGAAGCCAATCATCACGGTGAAGTCGGAGCGCTCTCCCGGCTCTCTCCTTTCTTCGAGCGTTTTTGCTCGTATAGACGCGAGTCTGCGTCGCTGAGGGCTTCGTCCAAGGAGGTTTTCTCGTCGGAGCTGACCTTGCGATATCCGTAGCTGGATTTGATGGCAAAGGGCAGTTTACCTTCCGCGTTGAAGCGCTCCAGGGCGTTTTCAAAGGAGGTAATGACATCATCGGGCTTCCGACCGTCGAGATTTCCAATAAAGGCGACGAATTCGTCTCCTCCGACCCGCGCTACGGAGTCATCCCGGTGGAAGGTCGTCTTGAGGATATCGGAAAAGGCACGCAACGCATCATCACCATGGTCATGGCCAAAGGTGTCGTTGACTTGCTTGAACTCGTCGAGGTCGAAGTAAAAAAACAGGGCGCTTCCGTCTGGAGAGGACATGGCTTCCTGGTATTGGCGCTCTACGACGGCAAAAAATCCCCGGCGATTGTAGAGCCCGGAAAGCTCATCGATGACGGATAGCCGGCGCAGGGTCGACCACATGCGGTGTCGCTCCCGGGCATATCGGAGGGCGCGGAGCAGGATGCGGTCGTTATATTCGCCTTTGACGAGGTAGTCTTGGGCTCCGAGTTGGACGGCTCGCACACCGATTTCCTCGCTTTCGTTCCCCGTCAATACGATAACCGGGTGGTATTCTGCGAGCTCGACGCAGTGATTGAGGGTCTCCTCGGT is a genomic window containing:
- the nadC gene encoding carboxylating nicotinate-nucleotide diphosphorylase, coding for MPSEKIPSLSDAALERRNRFREHFYRQVQWEDLDSAHVAELIDRAAKEDLAGAGFRYACEKPGDPTSELFLSPDQKVTATLVARQPMTVAGLRMAPAILDRFDSKLKIEFLVRDGESVSAKTALAEITGSAPSLFTAERTLLNFVQMLSGIATETHRLTKLLEATKTRLLDTRKTHPGYRALTKYAVSAGGGWNHRLGLYDRIMLKDNHLAANASSFESAFAEAVSKARDLRPDLPIEVEIDSLVQLPTVLSAEPDMILFDNFSTTDIQKAVSIVGGRCLTEISGNVTAESLPQLAPLGADFISTGATVHQSRWVDLGLDLAS
- the hrpB gene encoding ATP-dependent helicase HrpB encodes the protein MELPIDQHREEILDSFREPGLSILLAPPGTGKSTRVPRFLAEGDRKVICIEPRRIAARSLAQRVASETGGTPGGLVGYRVRFDKKISRETRIEFVSRGVFLRQILSEPSSLDQYHAILLDEFHERQLETDWIFGYLLAQRNHHPHLRIGILSATLDPEPIRKLWPDSRTVEVESPLHDVEIRHTSRPTQFDARTATDRAVQAVLGLAQSGSSPDYLVFLPGYREIRQAVRNLREHPQMKGWDILALSGEQSPEEQDRAIRSSGRPRVVIATNLAESSLTVEGIRAVVDSGLARRMDYDPSRGINALRTVRVSLFSARQRSGRAGRIDPGICVRLWSEREERSLSLQDLPECQRLDLSDWLLQNLAGKQIAPEDFPWIDPPPPENLEQGWTLLRQLGAVTERTLTQHGSTLGQLPLHPRLAALIIEGTKRGVGPAAARLAALIEEERLIIPDTPAESRYAERRDQADFEADLRLLDAIEHGQSPSPGEGARLGAARQVLQQAKRLSRGLPPGSADSVEEMIRLRQCCLAGFPDRVARRLDRGTTTYLCRDGSTARLDRRTRVTGDEWILALDKKEMLVQGTRTAILCSPTNLEPSWIQESLGDSLSRNTGVFEDPTGRLLRQEILQLDAIELERNTLGDANDSDRASYFAEEAINGNIPLRKWTPAVDRWIQRMDCLRLHFPEFEIPEFDEEAKRTVLEMIAHETQTAKEFRNAEILPTLREWLSPEHRAMMNQILPEHYPIPERRKPLNIDYGTPESPRISLRIQEAMALKKHPHIANNRCRLTVELLAPNQRPVQVTQDLEAFWSTSYPQIRKDLRGRYPKHHWPESV
- a CDS encoding glutamate synthase subunit beta, coding for MGKPTGFLEFERKTIADRDPIQRLKDWNETHEGFDEGKLREQGSRCMDCGTPYCHTGMTLANMASGCPVNNLIPEFNDLVYKGRWKDAYERLMKTNNFPEFTGRVCPAPCEGSCVLGVIEPPVTIKNIEQSIIDKAWAEGWVQPNPPATRTDKKIAVVGSGPAGLAAADQLNQAGHRVTVFERADRIGGLLMYGIPNMKLQKEVVNRRVQLMEDEGVTFRPGVEIGKDLPARQLLDEFDAVVLCCGATKPRDLPIPGRELGNIHFAMDFLGPNTKEMWDVREGKGSQFSELAKGKNVIIIGGGDTGTDCVGTSLRHGCESVSQLEIMPKPPMERAANNPWPEWPKVFKVDYGQEEAAAVQGEDPRQYLVTASKFEGDEDGNVKAIHVHDVEWVSENGRFMPKKVEGSERVLPAELVLLAMGFLGPEATIVEELGLEQDARSNVKAEYGEFRTSIDKVFAAGDMRRGQSLIVWAINEGRAAARECDRFLMGSTKLP
- the galE gene encoding UDP-glucose 4-epimerase GalE gives rise to the protein MKEKILVTGGAGYIGSHTAVELIERGYEVVIIDDLSNSEETVLDGIESITGTRPDLAVFDICDEAKLELFFQAHPDIAAIIHFAAAKAVGESVSRPLHYYRNNILSLVNLLEVLPTTQAKGIVFSSSCTVYGQPDTLPVTEEEPVKKALSPYGNTKQICEEILQDAIASGADYRTIALRYFNPIGAHPSAKIGELPRGVPNNLVPFITQTGAGLREKIQIFGDDYNTPDGTCVRDYIHVVDLAKAHVIATERILKKTAPEQYEFFNLGTGKGSSVKEIVDTFEKVSGKELPKTISPRRAGDVEAVYADTRRANEVLGWKSELGLEEMISSAWAWEKSIRGIES
- a CDS encoding HD-GYP domain-containing protein produces the protein MIGFAEEIEDPEEAAFAAASPDPLRDLERKTLARIRFSVCFQDAYLGRHLRASAVISLRIAKALGLKPKEQENLWYAASVHDIGKIGINPLILKKEGNLTETEFSEIQSHTILGHQMLQGIDSELYRTCADVALCHHERWDGGGYPNGKKGTQISLFSRIVSIADVYECITSGRHYREAKSEKEAIQELQTCAGSQFDPELIELFTTQVAPVKQD
- a CDS encoding biotin--[acetyl-CoA-carboxylase] ligase, whose translation is MTMRIDSPDVQILRALRSSPESFCSGQDLAQQLGMSRVAVWKRLENLKKLGFVIEAIRKKGYQLSQTPEQATEAGILSHLPPDSSLQELILTETSASTNNEVMRLLATGSEAPLACITRRQPGGKGRRGNSWSGDFPGNLYGSLGFRPDIHPRRIGLLTIWTGLRICKRIGEMTDLPIQLKWPNDLYINGRKLAGILSESTLETERITALVIGVGMNINMETEDFPPDLRATATSLAIEAEHTFSLDAIISAVVEEVLGATSDCITGIDEDRLADDWEKLACFLGKAVYVFNSDGTKSTGTLSGIDRAGSLLLRTPSGALQSFRAGDVSLRPDAS
- a CDS encoding diaminopimelate decarboxylase produces the protein MEIPEFFNAQLLSELEALSGTPCYVYDEATIRRQTDIMKKFPAPFGLFPRYAMKACPTRAILALVTGEGIGIDASSGFEIDRALRAGVDPTAISLSTQELPSDFDQWIKKGVKMNACSLSQLRRYGEKFPNTSIGIRFNPGLGSGGTAKTNVGGPSSSFGIWHEKKEEVRAIAAEFSLKIERIHTHIGSGSDPAVWQRTANLSLALVREFETVESLNLGGGYKVARMADEVSTDLLKIGEPVAAALTEFAEETGRKIRLEIEPGTFVVANAGYLVSRVQDVVDTGTGGHQFLKLDSGMTELLRPSLYAAQHPISIIPRGRTVEDMEDYVIVGHCCESGDLVTPAPDDGEKLAFRNLPKTQIGDWCVIGGAGAYCSAMSTKNYNSFPETSEVLRSENGDLNLIRRRQTLDQLLANEI
- a CDS encoding diguanylate cyclase domain-containing protein, which encodes MENLLHILLVEDDPLAAKLVRLILSKGRGLEARTTHVTTMASAKSELEQHGFDVILLDLNLPDSTTEETLNHCVELAEYHPVIVLTGNESEEIGVRAVQLGAQDYLVKGEYNDRILLRALRYARERHRMWSTLRRLSVIDELSGLYNRRGFFAVVERQYQEAMSSPDGSALFFYFDLDEFKQVNDTFGHDHGDDALRAFSDILKTTFHRDDSVARVGGDEFVAFIGNLDGRKPDDVITSFENALERFNAEGKLPFAIKSSYGYRKVSSDEKTSLDEALSDADSRLYEQKRSKKGESRESAPTSP